Proteins from a genomic interval of Rhodopseudomonas julia:
- a CDS encoding DUF4169 family protein — translation MAEIVNLRTARKRAARQAKEKDAAENRRRHGRSAAERQTERDVLAKETRRLEGHFRGAPPEGEEKP, via the coding sequence ATGGCCGAGATCGTCAATCTGCGCACCGCCCGCAAACGGGCGGCGCGTCAGGCCAAGGAAAAAGACGCTGCGGAAAACCGCCGGCGGCATGGCCGCAGTGCGGCAGAACGGCAGACCGAGCGTGACGTGCTCGCCAAAGAGACGCGCCGGCTGGAAGGTCATTTCCGCGGCGCACCGCCTGAGGGCGAGGAAAAACCATGA
- the rrtA gene encoding rhombosortase: MQALANVFHGRPRLPWFTLGLAALIGTLYALAGGAPSGLVYDRGAIEAGEVWRLVTGHLVHLDLHHLSYNLGALLALGIAYELSPFGGSRRLALHVFGFGGLAVTATLLALFPETLRYCGLSAVLNTLYAALTLGLWKETRDKIWLLALGANVAKIAWEAAFGPIFSADLVWPPHLGAHVAGLLAGCGIALAGQSRIPGKHSESLSQPAHANA; the protein is encoded by the coding sequence ATGCAGGCGCTCGCTAATGTGTTCCACGGCAGGCCTCGCCTGCCGTGGTTCACCCTCGGCCTTGCTGCTCTGATCGGCACTCTCTACGCCCTCGCCGGTGGCGCGCCCTCCGGCCTCGTCTACGATCGCGGGGCGATCGAAGCCGGCGAAGTCTGGCGGCTCGTGACCGGCCATCTCGTCCATCTCGACCTTCACCATCTCAGCTATAATTTGGGCGCGCTTCTGGCGCTCGGCATCGCTTACGAGCTCTCCCCCTTCGGCGGCTCGCGCCGGCTCGCTCTCCACGTCTTCGGCTTCGGCGGCCTGGCGGTCACGGCCACCCTCCTCGCCCTCTTCCCCGAAACGCTCCGCTATTGCGGCCTCTCGGCCGTTCTCAACACGCTCTATGCGGCGCTCACCCTCGGCCTCTGGAAAGAGACGCGTGACAAGATCTGGCTTCTTGCCCTCGGCGCGAACGTCGCCAAGATCGCCTGGGAGGCGGCCTTCGGACCGATTTTTTCAGCAGACCTCGTCTGGCCACCGCATCTCGGCGCCCATGTCGCAGGGCTTCTGGCCGGCTGTGGGATCGCTCTTGCCGGGCAGTCACGGATTCCGGGTAAACACTCTGAATCTCTTTCGCAGCCGGCACATGCAAACGCCTGA
- the fumC gene encoding class II fumarate hydratase, which translates to MTESTRTETDSFGPLEVPSDKYWGAQTARSLKNFEIGHERMPKPLIRALGLIKSAAAQVNKDLGNLEPRLADAISAAGQEVASGKFDDNFPLVIWQTGSGTQSNMNANEVIANRAIEMLGGTLGSKDPVHPNDHVNRSQSSNDTFPTAMHIAAAEEIVHHLIPAVEHLREALRDRKRAFADIIKIGRTHTQDATPVTLGQEFSGYVAQLDYGLRRVREGVDYLFELAQGGTAVGTGLNTKPEFAEKFAAAVAESTGLPFRTAPNKFEALATHDAYVSAHGAINTLAVSLFKIANDIRFLGSGPRSGLGELILPENEPGSSIMPGKVNPTQCEAMTMVCAQVMGNNTTIGIAGSQGHFELNVYKPVLAYNMLQSIDLLAGACRSFADKCVVGIQANEERIAELMQRSLMLVTALAPKIGYDNATKVAKTAHKNGTTLKEEAVGLGFVTPEEFDQIVRPENMIGPR; encoded by the coding sequence ATGACAGAGAGCACGCGTACCGAGACCGATTCCTTCGGCCCCCTGGAAGTTCCCTCCGACAAATATTGGGGCGCACAGACCGCGCGCTCGCTCAAGAATTTCGAAATCGGCCATGAGCGGATGCCTAAGCCGCTCATCCGCGCGCTCGGCCTGATCAAGAGCGCTGCCGCGCAGGTCAACAAGGACCTCGGCAACCTCGAGCCTCGCCTCGCCGACGCGATTTCCGCGGCCGGCCAGGAAGTCGCTTCCGGCAAGTTCGACGACAATTTCCCGCTCGTCATCTGGCAGACGGGTTCGGGCACCCAGAGCAACATGAATGCCAACGAGGTCATCGCCAATCGCGCGATCGAGATGCTCGGCGGCACGCTCGGCTCGAAAGATCCGGTCCACCCGAACGACCACGTCAATCGAAGCCAGTCCTCCAACGACACCTTCCCGACAGCGATGCATATCGCGGCGGCGGAAGAGATCGTGCACCACCTCATTCCCGCGGTCGAGCATCTGCGCGAGGCTCTGCGCGACCGCAAACGCGCCTTCGCCGATATCATCAAGATCGGCCGCACGCATACGCAAGACGCGACGCCCGTCACGCTTGGCCAGGAATTCTCCGGTTACGTCGCCCAGCTCGATTACGGCCTGCGCCGCGTGCGCGAAGGCGTCGACTATCTCTTCGAACTCGCCCAGGGCGGGACGGCGGTCGGCACCGGGCTCAACACCAAGCCGGAATTCGCCGAGAAATTTGCAGCCGCGGTCGCCGAATCGACCGGTCTGCCCTTCCGCACCGCGCCCAACAAGTTCGAGGCGCTTGCAACCCACGACGCCTATGTCTCGGCCCATGGCGCGATCAACACGCTCGCCGTGTCGCTCTTCAAGATCGCCAATGACATTCGCTTCCTGGGTTCCGGCCCGCGCTCCGGTCTCGGCGAATTGATCCTGCCGGAAAACGAGCCGGGCTCCTCGATCATGCCGGGCAAGGTCAACCCGACCCAGTGCGAGGCGATGACCATGGTTTGCGCTCAGGTGATGGGCAACAACACCACGATCGGCATTGCCGGAAGCCAGGGGCATTTCGAGCTCAACGTCTATAAGCCGGTCCTCGCCTACAACATGCTGCAGTCGATCGACCTCCTCGCCGGCGCCTGCCGGTCCTTCGCCGACAAATGCGTGGTGGGCATTCAGGCCAACGAAGAGCGCATTGCAGAATTGATGCAGCGTTCCTTGATGCTCGTGACCGCGCTTGCGCCGAAGATCGGCTACGACAACGCCACCAAAGTCGCCAAGACGGCCCACAAGAACGGCACGACCTTGAAGGAAGAGGCGGTCGGCCTCGGTTTCGTCACGCCGGAGGAATTCGACCAGATCGTCCGCCCGGAAAACATGATCGGGCCACGCTGA
- a CDS encoding SspB family protein has translation MASDLIRYDILTQDALRQVIRKVIGEVAQTGLPGEHHFFVTFETRHPGVRISSRLRAQYPEEMTIVLQHQFWDLNVTETTFEVGLSFNGVPERLLVPFRAIKAFVDPHASFGLKFDVPETEGENLASAEVEAMPGLLPGEEEQPGLMPSPLPPAVLERKEGSAETAEAPAEGEDGKEGAEVVSLDAFRKKNG, from the coding sequence ATGGCAAGCGACCTCATTCGTTACGACATTCTCACTCAGGACGCCCTGAGGCAGGTCATCCGTAAGGTGATCGGCGAGGTGGCGCAGACCGGATTGCCCGGCGAGCACCATTTCTTCGTGACCTTCGAGACCCGTCACCCAGGCGTGCGCATCTCCTCGCGTCTCAGGGCGCAATATCCCGAAGAGATGACCATCGTCCTCCAGCACCAATTCTGGGACCTCAACGTCACGGAGACGACCTTCGAGGTCGGCCTCTCCTTCAACGGCGTGCCGGAACGTCTTCTCGTCCCCTTCCGCGCGATCAAGGCTTTCGTCGATCCGCATGCGAGCTTCGGCCTGAAGTTCGATGTGCCGGAGACGGAGGGCGAAAATCTCGCCTCTGCGGAAGTTGAGGCGATGCCGGGGCTTCTCCCTGGTGAAGAGGAACAGCCGGGCCTCATGCCCAGCCCTCTTCCGCCGGCGGTCCTGGAGCGCAAGGAAGGAAGCGCGGAGACTGCAGAGGCGCCGGCCGAAGGCGAGGACGGCAAAGAGGGTGCCGAAGTCGTCTCTCTCGACGCATTTCGCAAGAAAAACGGCTGA